TGAGTAATTTATGCATGGCACCTCTCATTTTAAATGCTCCGGCCTTTTGAAAGTTTTCGCATTTAAAGAAAAGCTCACAGCCAATGAGTTCATTAAGTAAATGAGACTTTAGGATGGGAGTACTATGGACTGAATTTTCTAGTATACTTTTTGCTTTAAGTAAAATGGATTTTGAGTACATTGCGATAAAATATTATTCAGCAAATTTGCTAAGAAATTAATGTTTAATATTTTCCATTTGATCGGTAATCTGTCACCTAACTTCAGTGCTGATTACCGCATCTGATTAAAAGTAATACCAAGTTTCTCAGAAATATAACGAATCTGTTTCAATTCTTTAGAGTTTACAATACAGTAGGAAAGTCCTTCGTTTCCAGCTCTTGCTGTTCTTCCAGCTCTATGTGTATAATAATCTATCTTATCAGGCATTTGATAATGAATGACATAAGCTAAATTGGCTACATCAATTCCTCGCGCTGCTAAGTCTGTTGCTACAAGAACTTTTAGACTTCCGTTTTTAAAGGCTCTCATGGCTTTGTCTCTTTCCTTTTGAAGTAAATCACCATGAATGGCATCCACCGGAACATTTCTAGCTTGTAATTGCTGTGCTAGTTTTTGAGTAGCAGCTTTTGTTTTACAGAAGATTAATCCTCTATTATCGCCTTGCTCGCCTAAGAAACGCATAAGGACATTCAGTTTCTCTAAATCTTCGCATACAATATATTGGTGCTCAATATGCTTATTAACCACATTCTTTCCACTCACTTCTATTTTAATAGCTGTCTCCGACATGTGCGTATTCACAATGTTTTTAATCTCGTGAGGCATAGTAGCAGAGAATAACCATTTGTTCTCCACTTTGGCTGAAAAGCTTAGGATTTCATCCAATTCATCTTTAAACCCCATGCTCATCATCTCATCGGCTTCGTCGAGAATAAGGGTTTTTACATGACTTAAGTCAAGGGCTTTTCTTTTTACCAAATCAATCAAACGACCAGGAGTAGCCACCACAATATGTGTAGGACGCTTCAAAGCTGATATTTGCTTTTCTATTTGAGGACCACCAAATACAGCTTCGGTGAAAATTTTGTCGGAATATTTGGTAAACTTAAATATCTGCTTGGCAATTTGCTGCCCTAATTCTCTTGTAGGACATAGAATGAGTCCTTGAATAACTTTTCTTTTAGGGTCTATCTTATGTAATAATGGAATACCAAAAGCAGCAGTTTTCCCTGTTCCTGTTTGAGCTTGTCCAACTAAGTCGGTGGTATTTTTAATGAGTACAGGAATGACTTGTCTTTGAATTTCCGAAGGCTTTACAATCTTCATCTCTGTCAATGCCTTAACTATGTCTTTCCTTACTCCTAATTCTGTGAAATTTTCCAATGTATCTTGTATTATTTTATGAACTGGCAAAGATACGCTTTATTAATGATAGAATTAAGAAATCATAGAATGATATAAACACTTGAATAATTAAGCTTTTCTGCTCAGGTATTTTGAGAAGATTTAGGTTCACATAGAATCACGAAACGGTTAACTGTTCATTATAAGCAGTTAACCAAGTTAATCCAAATACCCCTTCAAGCCCCGAACATCCAAAATCAATATTCTCTTTCCTTCCATTTGAATAATACCATCATGATTTAATTCATTAAAAGCTCTACTAAGAGAAGGTCTGGCAACTCCAAAAAGTTCAGCCAATTGACTTTGTGATTGAGGAAGGATAATTTCAGAATGACCGGCCTTAGTGTATTGCTTTAATAAAAAATGAGCAATTTTCCCTTTTATAGTTTTAAAACTGAGGAAGTTAATTTTACGAGTTAAGAACTGGGTTTGATTAGAGATGATATTCAGGAAGTTTTTTTGTAGTTGTTGGTGTTTAAGAAGTGATTCGAGAAAATGAGCCTTATTTATAGCTGCAATGATACAATCGGTCTTGGCCACTATAGAAACAGGGTAGAGGCTGTCCTGTCCAAAAAGAAATCCAGGAGCCAATAACCTCGGAGCTTTCATATCAGCCATCTTGATAGTTTTTCCATTAAAATCGGCCATTTCGCTTTTTACATCACCTTCAATCAGTATCAATTGTTGAATAACAGCCTCATTAGCAAATACTATGGGATTCCCTTTTTTGTAATTCTTATACTGAACTTGGATATCCTGTAGGCACTCTTCTTTTTCCTTATTAGTTAAGCTATGAAAAAGCTGGCATTGGCTGAATAAATCGAGCATGGATGTGTTTTTTTTACAAAAATATTAAAAAATATGGGTGGATGTAACATATGTTACAAATAAATAGGTATTGTAGTACTTAAATTTGCAGCGTTCAAAAGAACAGAAATAGAAAAATAAGTAAACAATATAAAATACAGAAAAATGAGCATGTTTTGTTATCAGTGTGAAGAAGCAGCCAAGGGAACAGGTTGCGAGATAAAAGGAGTTTGTGGAAAAACTGAAGAGGTTTCAAACTTACAAGATTTATTGATGTTCGTATCTAAAGGAGTTTCTATCCTTTCTAATTTAGGGCGCCTGAACAATATTAGTGTAGCCAAAGCTGACCAATTTGTTTTTGAAGCTTTATTTACAACCATTACCAATGCCAACTTCGATGAGAAAGCTATCATAGCAAAAATCAAAGAAGGTTTTGCTGTTCGTGAATTAGTGAAAGTTGAGTTAAGTGTGAGTGGAAATGCAGTTTCAACAGACCTTCACGAAAGCACTACTTGGATGGGTACTGAAGCGGAATTTGATGCTAAAGCATTAGAAGTAGGTGTATTAGCAGAGACTAATGAAGATATTCGTTCATTAAAAGAACTATTAATCTACGGATTAAAAGGAATGGCTGCTTATGCAGAGCACGCTTTTGCATTAGGTCATGTAAACGATGAGGTTTTTGCTTTTATGCACAAAGCAATGACTGCAAGTACTGAAGAACATACTGCTGATGAGTTGGTAGGATTGGTATTGGAATGTGGTAAATTTGGTGTTGATGTGATGGCTCTTTTAGATAAAGCTAATACTGAAACTTATGGTAATCCAGAAATCACAGAAGTAAATTTAGGTGTTAAAGGAAATCCAGGTATCTTAATTTCAGGTCATGACTTGAAAGACATGGAAACATTATTGCAGCAAACAGAAGGAACTGGTGTTGATGTTTATACACACAGTGAAATGCTTCCTGCTCACTATTATCCAGCATTCAAAAAGTACACACATTTTGTAGGAAACTATGGTAATGCTTGGTGGCAGCAAAAAGAAGAATTCACTACATTCAATGGTCCTATATTATTCACCACTAACTGTATTGTACCTCCTTCAAAAACTGCAACTTACGCTGATAAAATCTATACTACAGGTCAATCTGGTTTAACAGGTGCTACACATATCGCAGCTGATGAGAATGGAAACAAAGATTTCTCCGCTATTATTGAGCATGCTAAAAAATGTGAATCTCCAGTAGAAATTGAAACAGGAACTATTGTTGGTGGTTTCGCTCATAACCAAGTTATGGCTTTAGCTGATAAAGTAGTTGATGCTGTTAAAACTGGTGCTATCAAGAAGTTCTTCGTAATGGCCGGTTGTGATGGTCGTATGAAAGGAAGAGATTATTATACAGATTTTGCTAAAGAATTACCAACAGATACCGTTATTTTAACTGCAGGTTGTGCGAAATACCGATATAATAAATTACAATTAGGTGATATTGGTGGTATTCCAAGAGTTTTAGATGCAGGTCAGTGTAACGATTCTTATTCTTTAGCTGTTATCGCTCTTAAATTGAAAGAAGTATTCGAATTAAACGATATCAACGAATTGCCTATCGTTTATAATATCGCATGGTATGAGCAAAAAGCGGTTATCGTATTATTAGCACTTCTTTATTTAGGTGTTAAAGATATCCACCTAGGCCCAACCTTACCAGCTTTCCTTTCTCCAAATGTAGCCAATGTATTGGTGGAGAATTTTGGAATTTCTGGTATTTCTTCAGTAGAAGAAGATATGAATAAATTCATGGGGGTTCAAGCTTAATTGCTTAGCCTCATTTGATTAATAGCTTTGTTAATTTTAAAGCCCTGCTCTTTTAGAGTGGGGCTTTTGTGTTTTAATTCTATAAATTCCTTGTTTATTTTTCTTTGTGGAACTTAGAGATTTTTGTGTCACTTTGTGTTATAGCAATTAATTGACAATAATTTATGTCCAAATGGCAATTCCAGCCATAAGAAGGAAACCAAGAATAAGAATAGCAAATTTTCCCCAACGTTTTTTAGGTGCTTCAAAAACCTCATGGATAATATCCAGAACTGCTATATAAACAAATGTTCCTGCAGCTAAAGCATCAAATATAGCTTCGAACCATAAAGCTGTTCTGCTGCTATCAATTTGCGATAAAACTGAGCCGATGATGATTCCAATAGGAGTCATGATGGAAAAGAAGAGGATGGTTTTTATAAATAGTGATTTCTGAGTATTCGATTGAGCCATACTCACTCCCAAAGCAAAAGAAGCTGAGCCTT
This DNA window, taken from Lentimicrobium sp. L6, encodes the following:
- a CDS encoding DEAD/DEAH box helicase, with the translated sequence MENFTELGVRKDIVKALTEMKIVKPSEIQRQVIPVLIKNTTDLVGQAQTGTGKTAAFGIPLLHKIDPKRKVIQGLILCPTRELGQQIAKQIFKFTKYSDKIFTEAVFGGPQIEKQISALKRPTHIVVATPGRLIDLVKRKALDLSHVKTLILDEADEMMSMGFKDELDEILSFSAKVENKWLFSATMPHEIKNIVNTHMSETAIKIEVSGKNVVNKHIEHQYIVCEDLEKLNVLMRFLGEQGDNRGLIFCKTKAATQKLAQQLQARNVPVDAIHGDLLQKERDKAMRAFKNGSLKVLVATDLAARGIDVANLAYVIHYQMPDKIDYYTHRAGRTARAGNEGLSYCIVNSKELKQIRYISEKLGITFNQMR
- a CDS encoding Crp/Fnr family transcriptional regulator, whose translation is MLDLFSQCQLFHSLTNKEKEECLQDIQVQYKNYKKGNPIVFANEAVIQQLILIEGDVKSEMADFNGKTIKMADMKAPRLLAPGFLFGQDSLYPVSIVAKTDCIIAAINKAHFLESLLKHQQLQKNFLNIISNQTQFLTRKINFLSFKTIKGKIAHFLLKQYTKAGHSEIILPQSQSQLAELFGVARPSLSRAFNELNHDGIIQMEGKRILILDVRGLKGYLD
- the hcp gene encoding hydroxylamine reductase encodes the protein MSMFCYQCEEAAKGTGCEIKGVCGKTEEVSNLQDLLMFVSKGVSILSNLGRLNNISVAKADQFVFEALFTTITNANFDEKAIIAKIKEGFAVRELVKVELSVSGNAVSTDLHESTTWMGTEAEFDAKALEVGVLAETNEDIRSLKELLIYGLKGMAAYAEHAFALGHVNDEVFAFMHKAMTASTEEHTADELVGLVLECGKFGVDVMALLDKANTETYGNPEITEVNLGVKGNPGILISGHDLKDMETLLQQTEGTGVDVYTHSEMLPAHYYPAFKKYTHFVGNYGNAWWQQKEEFTTFNGPILFTTNCIVPPSKTATYADKIYTTGQSGLTGATHIAADENGNKDFSAIIEHAKKCESPVEIETGTIVGGFAHNQVMALADKVVDAVKTGAIKKFFVMAGCDGRMKGRDYYTDFAKELPTDTVILTAGCAKYRYNKLQLGDIGGIPRVLDAGQCNDSYSLAVIALKLKEVFELNDINELPIVYNIAWYEQKAVIVLLALLYLGVKDIHLGPTLPAFLSPNVANVLVENFGISGISSVEEDMNKFMGVQA